tatacaagtttcactttttgaatggaattagtcaaataaattcactttttgatgatattctaattacatgaccagcacctgtatttgaaggagagaaaaaaaaaaacaacactgcaaTTTAAGTTATTCATTGATAATCTTACTggaggagtcactgaatcactgaatcgCTGAGTCTATGAAATCAAAAATCACCAAGACTCATTCTGTGACTTAGATAAAGCAATTCTTGAAATATAAGTTCACAAACAGTATGGACAATTATCATGACTTTTTGTCCTTACTGATGTTTGACATATTCAGACAGCGCTCATTGTCACTGCTCAACGGATTCTTCAAATTTCCCCTTTTGTCTTCCATAAAGACACAtggatttggaatgacacaaggatCTGTAAATATTGGCGTATGTTTAATTTTTCTGTGAACTGTACCTTTATCTTAAAGCGTAAATCAaccttaaaaaatgttaaaatgcgtCTTCCACCTCTTTCCACagttcataaaataaacaaatgagcAATTGTTgcaataaaatctgaaaataacaTTATTCAAAATGATACAAAATATGATTGTGGCACTGTGTTAAAGCATCCATACCTGATCGAACAGGAGAGCATCactgaaataatttattaaaacaaactgggtGTTGGCTTAGTCATATTCTCCTTTCCATATCTAATTATCCGAGTCAACATGTAACGTTAgatgttagtaaaaaaaaatatatttttatatatattttttttggttaatcAACAGATGTTGCTGTATCGCTGCAGGTTGCTATCTGTGCTCGGTGTGTTGTTGATTGAACTCATCAGGCTGTCTGCCGCTAGCAGCTACAAGACAGGACGTTCCTAAATACTGACAGCGCTTTGACTTACTATTCTTGAACACACCACAGCCTATTAACACCGCAAACCAGTTACCTTTGCCTGTCCTAGAAGTGTTTTCGGAATAAACGCATGTTTTACCTGTTTGGATGTCTTATTGAATCCTTGCTTCTTTGCTCCTATCACCAGCTTTACTGCACTTTAATGTCGGCCATGTCGTGTGTTGACTGACAGCATAGGCAGCCAAACAGATGAAGAAGAATGAGATGACGTACAACAAATGGGGGGCGGGACACCGCAAGAGCCAATCACAGGCTGTGATGGACACACATGGAGCACGACGTTGACTAAAACTATACGCATAAACTATAATAAGGtatacaaataagtatttttggcAGAACTTACCTATGTGGGGAGTTTAagcataatatatgtattttatgattttagactacattttctatttttagagttttatttgctttttttatgatgaaaaaacaattcttaaaagtaCAACTATTCAATATAGTTTCATAATTAATATGAGCCCATAAAATAGCATGAGTAACGTTATATTAGAAGAAGtggaaaagttatatttttgtatgtttttaaaaggtggtaaattaatttagttttattgcaGTGTTTTATAAAGTGTACAGGTTAGTCTTACtaatgaaatcatttttaaaatgctctTGTTTTAGTTAAAGAGTAAGAATAtaatgaaaactattttttttattgcttgaattaaataatcaaatcaaaatattaatcatCAAAGTATACCTCCCAAGAAATGACACCATTTAAAGGCTTGTCATAAGTTTTAGGGACTTGAAGATCATCAATTCCTTCTgcaaatacaagtttttttttctgcatttctgtGTAAAATAATTAGCCAAAATAGTAGCTAAGTGTTATTGtccatatttttcatattatcaTCACCGTAGTTTTAAAgtcaaagtattattttttttaattaaccaaACATGAAGAAGACCCCATAATTTTTTGGTAAATtagcatgaataaaataaattttccaAAGTCTAtttaatgaaaattctgccataatTTACTGCCTCAGTCACAATTCCCTTTCATTTTTTCCTGTATACAATGAAAGTGTATAGTGGTTGAGAATGTAATTTTGATATCCCGTTTAAAGATGTAAGTTAAGTCTCTCTTGATATTACAACGCCAcctgctgtaaatgaagtgaaagtgaaagtgaagtgacattcagccaagtatggtgacccatactcagaatttgtgctctgcatttaacccatccgaaatgcacacacacagagcagtgaacacacacacacacacacacacacacacactgtgagcacacacccggagcagtgggcagccatttatgctgcggcgcccggggagcagttttgggttcgatgccttgctcaaggggagCAAGTGCTGTAATAAACAGCTTAAAACTTTGGGCAGCCACCTCACATTACATACATGGTGAAACTCAGATGATGCAAACAATACAACAATAACTGCACTCATTTCATTTGTGTTAaaactgtattctttattagatatttttttaatcttctctCTGCCTTAAGGCCTTAACCAGCAGAGGTCGTTAGTTGGGCAAGTAACTCCTGAGAATGAACTTCCGGGATGTAATGTACATCGAGTCATAATGTTTGTGAGCCTTTCTACAATAACAAAATCCAAAACATAACAGGCATATGAAGGCTTTATCAGCTCAGTAAAACAATAAGTGATATAAAGACTGACAATGACTGTACATAAAATCTCATAGATTTATGGATGAGGTTTCATTCCCTGTCCTTGGTGTTGTGATTGTTGTCGTGCAGTTTTATCAATGGATCCACGTTTGCACTTCACAAAACGGGGATACTGCGAGCCCGTAAATCAGGCATTTCACATCAGATTACTATTATCCCACATATTTAGTCCCACAGATCCCATAAATGGAATATTTAATGAATGATCTGTTACTACAGGTGGGACTCACCTGGCTAACTGTGTGGTCATGTGGTACATTGAGCCATTCCTCTACTACtgctaataaattaaattcaaatgaaaaatgggtgttttaaaatgtgtattattgtcattttatagTGATTGTAGGACAAATAGGACATTTTTTGGCATACAATGTTGCCCCCAATGTGTTCTACACTTAATTTATTTGATCCAGTGGTCTGAGcaatctcaaaataattattacagcaacaacaacatttgacatttaagtcacatttatattaGCATATCAGGACACCTTTACCGTGAACTGATTTATGTGGTTTAGTTTTTTCATCATTAATCAGGGCTGTTCTGTCATCATGGCTCCTCCAGGAACATCTCAATCTCGTTGGCAAACTTGTgctcatcattcactcacccaaGTCTGAAAATGTCACATCAAGAGGAGAGACTGATGGACCAGGGTATAAAAAACATGTCTGGTGGAGCCATAATTCATCTATTCTTGGGTTGTAGCCCAGTTGTTTAACGGTTGTGAAAGAATGTTGGTATACCAAACAGTTGAGTTCACATTgacttctattttaaaaaatcatacaggtttgaaaaactaaatatttcttattgaggtgaactattcctatagAAAGTAAGACTGATAACACAACACTCATACATCACTTAACAGCAGGTTATTTGAAAAGGGCAATTCCTACAAATAGCGTCAAGTAGGCTGTTTTGAATAAGAGAATCTGAAACTTTTCTGATCTGTTTTCatattaagtcaagtcacctttcttTGTTTAGTGCTTTTTACAGAACAGATTGCGTTAAACAGCTTCACaataataaacaggaaaaaagcAGAATCGATTATGAAAATTCAACTATGAAGACCATCCAGATTCTGCTGTAAAACAGCTCTAAATGAAAAATACAGCAATAATGTTTTTGTATAGCCGTGACAACACTTAACATTTAAAGCTCCATTTTGTTTCGTCTGAAATCTCTTAGTCCTGTTTCATCATCATGTGTGAAGGAATATCCTCCTGGACTCACTCTCAGAAACTAACGTGATCAAACATATTGTTTCTGGTTTCGTCACAGTATCTGTGGGTGTTGCCTCATTACGCATCTCTCAAGAAGCTAAACGTTCTTGGAGCCAAACCAAAGCTAAAGAGGACTAATTCATGAGTGCATCATTTTTTATGAATAACTGACAGATCTAGTTGTTAATACTAATTAACCTATTGTGGATCCAAACAAGGGAGAGGTcctataacatttttatataactgtattttaatattatgattaGTCAGTATTAACTCATTAATTAACTACTGATTACAATAAATCATTGATTgacttttaatattataataaattgatGAATCGTTTAATAAGggccttttgtcatttttatgtaaatgtaaatgggaTAACGTAGTTAATTGCTTATTCattgttcatttatatatatatatatatatatatatatatatatatatatatatatatatatatatatatatatatatagtcagctATGTATAAAACTATTTATCCAACAGACTGTAAATATAAGTAattataaacatgttttattaatttttttttttttttttttttttttgctaacatAATTAGGTCATCGTGGTTTTAATGCCCACTTTTTAAAACGTAACATCTGTTGAAAAACCTAACCaggtgaatataaaataaaaacaagaatgaTTTCCATGTTACTAGAAATAAATACTGGCAGGATTTCCGTCTGGAATTACTCCATGGTGACAGTTTTGGTCAGTCTACCATCAATAATTGAATGTAACTGAAAGCATGGCCAGATGATGGCCAGCAGGGGCTGTTTTCTTTACCTTTGCTCACAACAGCAACTTCCTAGTCGAAGGACTCTCCTGTATCCTGATCCCGTCCCTCCAAAGGAACTCAAATCATTTTCATCCCAGAGTAGGTTGTGCGTTATTTTATGTATTCCCTTAAGTGGATTAATGTTGTATTTACAGTTTAACATTCTAATACGTTATATTGTAAGCGACTTTATCGTTTAATAAACGATGCGAATGTTTGCCTTATGAAAACAGACCAGAAAGAGATCGAGTGTGCTTGTATCGATGTTCACCCCTATATTTTTACATACTGCATGTTAAGAACATATGTTTATAATTTACAACATTgctttgtatgtttgttttaattaGCTGTAGAATATAAGTCATTTTAGTGTTAAGATTAATTCCTGTAGTTTATATGTGGTTACTACACCTGACTCAACGCTTACCTATGTGCATCTACGTCACAAGCGCAACatactgcatttttatattttgatactaGGTGAGGAAAGTaccatttcagatttattatatttataactaCAACCAATTTTCATATTGATGGTCAAAACGCGGTTTACATTAGGTTACAATGTTTAAACGCACGAAAAGAAGACTTTAAGAAGACGTAAGACGACAAAAGACCAATCAAAAGAGACATTCCGCGCGTGCGCACTTGCTTCACCTTTCACTGTACTGATTCAATTCACTGCCGCTTTTCGACTCTTCTAAACAATTCAGTGATTCGTTTACGTCATGACGTAATTACGGCATATGGTTACCCCTTAAGATGGTAAAAGTGGTCATGTGTATTAaatgttatatgcataaaaaaattaaaaaaaagatggtaaaagtgtaaaaaaaaaaaataataataataaaaaagatggtAAAAGTGTGCTgcgttttaaatttattttgttaaaatatgcaGTATATTTTATCGaaaagcaatattttatttgtatgttctttattatcttttgtatAAGTTGTGCTTATAATTTCTTGTTATATGTACTATACTAAGTCAGTGCATTTGCATTAGCGCATGTATATTTTcactttgccaaaaaaaaaaaaggatccaaTCGAATTAATGagaaaaactgttcaaaatgtttGGTGAAAGATTGATTCGGTTGAAAAGATTCGATTCAAAAGAATTATTCTCTCAAGAATCAGAAATCGCTATCGTGTAGGTGGATCTGCATGGGTTTGCGTCAACATCGCGTCTGCATTTCATGGTGTCGAGAAAATGTAAAAGTCAAAACCGTGAAATATCAGTGACCGGACACGATGTCGAGCTAATCACAGGAAAACAGCTAGGTACTGTTAATGTCTTCATAACCTCTTTTAGTCACGCGTGTGTTTTGCTGTGAATTATGAAGCTAATTGGCTAGGCTATCCGGCTGGGGTTGGCTGTATGAATGAGGTAATTGTGATCATGCCAAGATGATCTCTCCTACTGCCTCGACAACCAAACGCTGACTCTTATAAGACAACTAGTTTATGTCTGTAGAAAAAATGGACATGGGATTTTATACGAGTCAGTCATCGCTCTTAATTGTACTCTAAAGTTTGCTGGATCAGCTGTATGCTCGTGTCTCGCgacttaaagggctagttcacccaaaatgataACCCCTTCATCATTCACCCACCGTTGATTCAAACCTAACGTTAAATGCATAACttccgtgaacacacacacacacacagaggtgcaCAATGCCAATCttagtcaccattcactttcattgtatgaaataGACGGAAGTGAGTCTTTATCACTGGGTTGGACTCCATGCTGATAATATTTTCCTAATGTCAACACATGTAGGTAGCAGGACTTCGAGCTGGCGTGTTTAGTGCCGTTTCCTTTATCATGACATGATGTCACTTATTGTGCATCACACACACTATCATTCTTCATTCTCCctctgaactgtgtgtgtgtgggttgtcATGAATGTAACTTCAGATTTTTTGAGCTGcaatgtgtgtggtgtttcttATAAAAATGGTATAAGCTTATTAtttctctcccccccccccccaaactagGAACTTAATCCTAAGATTATgctttgtaattttagtttttttcttgccAGGTTTTGCAGTAGGCCAGGATTGTTCCTCTGGACTGAATCTTTGGTGTGTGCATGTCAATGTGACTCGAGGGAACTCTACTAACAACACTATGGGTCAAGACAGAGGAAAGTACGATTTCTATATAGGCCTCGCTTTGGCTGTAAGTTCCAGTATATTTATTGGCGGTAGTTTCATCTTAAAGAAGAAAGGACTCCTTCGACTGGCCAGGAAGGGCTCTATGCGGGCAGGTATGTTTCTTTTTGTAAGCTTTTGATCGAGTGGTATCAAGGAAACATACACCGCTAGCTCCGTCAGAGAGGTTTAACTGGTATGGGTGGGAAAATGATTGCCACACACCTGTTCTGCAGCCttcattgtttaaaaataaaggtgcagCACTGTACAGATCACTTGCTGCACACTTTTTAGAAATGATTAACTCCGTGACCATGTCATTGACTTCACCGTACGGAGATATTTAACCCTGTATGGACTCGtgccatttattaaaaacaacaaaaatgagtCTTACTGTAAAAAGACAAAAGCTATAACTAATTGCTTTTTATAAAGTGTCAAGTCTCTGTTTTATACATTCTGGTTTCGTGTTGGCATTATTTGGTTGTCAGACAACGAACATAAGCAGTACAAGACTTTTGAAGCATTTGTGACATTTTAAACGTTCAGTTTGATATAGGGGACCGATTCAGGAAATGCGAACGTTTGAACCGTAGTGTATTTCCTGCAGAGCTTGAGGAAATACTGATCCTCTGTTTAGCGTCGATACTAAGTTCAGTGTTGGCACTAACTGTGATGTCATTTACCTTTAACCTTGCTGTAGCTATTCAGATGTTTAACTGTTGACATTTTCAATCATTTCTGAGGGATTCGTATGTTTCTACCAAGTAGTCAccaatgagtgtttttttttacatctaggGTCGATATATTATATACAGTGCAATTTAATTATAGAAAATGTGTCATACACAATATTTGCTGACATATTTTTGAACAATGTGGAAAAATTGATCTCTCTTTCCAGGCCAAGGAGGTCACGCATACTTAAAAGAATGCCTTTGGTGGGCTGGCTTGTTATCAAGTGAGTGACACAGATGAAACAACTCATTTTCATCTGCTCAGAGCAGCTGTTCACGTACAATGTATATTTATCATGTTTATGGCTCGCCTTTTGGGAAGTAACAATTTGACTTCTGTCTGCTTTGCCAGTGGGGGCCGGCGAAGCTGCCAATTTTGCTGCATACGCCTTCGCTCCCGCCACCCTCGTCACTCCTCTCGGGGCTCTCAGCGTGCTAGTCAGGTCTGTAAACCTTCGGTGGATTTCTCTGACTTATAAAAGACCGTTGCTTCTTTTAATGGGACAGACAGCAGGTGGAAAGTATGAAATGCAGCTTTGCTTGAGAAAATGTTACACTCAGAAATCTTGCACTCAGAACTCTAGAGGTTCGTGTGGGTGGTTTAGCAGTAATTCTTGTGGtttccttttttgttgtttttaaaccaAGTACGTCCTTCATTTTAGTGGTTGCATGCATCAACTTCACAAAGTGCTCAATGCCAAGGTGTTAAAGGTATTAACTTCTCAAAAGGACAAAAATAAGCTTCAACATGGGTCACAGTCTCATCTTAGTTACTTTATATTCAGTACAAACTTCTAGGACCTTAAGAGGATTTAAGACcaagcaaacattaaaataactaaaatagaaatctaaaaaataaacccGCTCAGCAACTGGGAACCAGGGTtggaattttattaaaaaattctaaaacttGAAAAGTCATGAGATTAATAATTTCCAAtggtatttttatatgttttatgaaaataattttttccagGCATGCCAAACTCAAATATTTTATTGGGtagattgtattatttatttttgtgtaaaatagtAGCCAAAGAAAAACTATTCCGTAAACCATCAACACCTGGACAATTTTCTGTGAATAATGTGGAGGGTCATGGAATCAAAAAAGTGATCTAGATGATAAATATGCAATCTCTAAAGTATGAATCCATTTTTTAGTTTACAAAAAACTACAGTACTTTTATTTAAGGGTGAGGAAATAAAGAgggaatatttatttttgggtaaacaatATCTTTAAGGGTTTAATGCGTGGGTGTTTTTGCAGTGCCGTTCTGTCCTCGTACTTCCTGACAGAGAGGCTGAACCTGCACGGGAAGCTTGGCTGTCTGCTCAGTATCCTGGGCTCCACCACCATGGTGATACATGCACCGCAAGAGGAGGAGATCGACAGCCTGGAAGACATGGCCAAAAAACTGGTTGATCCAGGTAATGATGTGTAAAGAGAATGAAGGACCTCCTGGGGCCAGATGCATAACCCTTTAGTCTTagaaagttgaaataaaatagtgGCTTTAGTTTGggatcagcctttttttttttttttttttttttttttatagttagtgcatgtaatgtgtaacaaggacactgttattaaaaaaaaaaggctcccACGCTTGCcagagctgtatttatttgaacaaaaatacataaaaaaacagtaatatttttaaaatatgattacaatttcaaatgtatttttttttctattttaatatattagaaatgtaatctatccctgtgatggcaaaactgaattttcaggagccagatttcagtgtcacatgatccttcagaaatcattctaatatactgatttggtgttcaaggcatttgaattttttttttaatgttgaaaagcTGTTGCATATTTCGGTGGGAATGGTCATCAATTTTGACAGGATTTggaaaaattaaagaattttttttttgaaaaaaattgacAGTGTAAAAGTCTATCAcctctgatcaatttaatgcgtcctaGCAGAATATAATTGTCTTTTTCTAAACTTTTGTCTACATATTTATATTGATGCTAAATGGGATTAGTCTGATTGTCTTTTGACTGCTGTATTTAACTAATAACTCATCTTTTCTTCCATCTGTCTCCAGGCTTCGTGGTCTTCGCCACCGCTGTCATTATCATAGCACTCATCTTCATCTTCGTATTGGGCCCTCGCCACGGTCAAACCAACATCCTGGTCTACATCACTATCTGCTCTGTGATTGGTGCTCTGTCCGTCTCCTGCGTGAAGGGATTGGGCATCACCATTAAGGAGGCCATCGCTGGGAAGCCAGTGTTGACAAAACCTTTGGCCTGGCTGCTGCTGCTGAGCCTGATAGCTTGTGTTAGCACACAGATCAACTACCTGAACAAAGCACTGGACATCTTTAACACGTCCCTGGTGACGCCCATCTATTACGTCTTCTTCACCACCTCGGTGCTCTCCTGCTCTGCCATATTGTTCAAAGAATGGGAACACATGGGCACCGATGACATCATTGGCACACTGAGCGGCTTCTTTACGATTATCGTGGGCATCTTCCTGCTGCACGCCTTTAAGGACGTTAGCATTAGCTTGGCGACATTGGCCGTGTCCATCAGGAAGGACGAGAAGAACGGCCCTTTATTAAATGGCATGGCAGCTCACAACCACTCCAGTTACGAGCTGCTACGTAACGACGTCACGGAGGACTTTGATGACATAGAGTCAGGGTTGCCTTTCGACAGCGTCTCCAGAAGAAACGGCACGATGACGGTCTCGTAGGTTCAAATAGGAGCCGGTATGCAGCAGTTCGTCTATGAAAATGTTTTGGCTGCTCCATGGACATTTagctttttacttttcttttcagaTAAAACTATAAAACCTAAGACAATCAACTCCCAacgcaaaaacaaaaaagatggaCCAATCGATTGTACTAAGGGTTTTGTTTGGCTCATTTTCGTTTTGTTCGTTTAAGACTAGACTACATGGTAATCTTCATCTCATTCCTCATGTAGCACTGTAAATACACAACTGCGATTTTAAGAgacttttgttatattttatgtacagatATCTGTATTTACATGCACTGAGTTTCTTTCTATAAAATCAGTAGTTGCTTTGACTTTGTAATAAAGACATCCAAGTGGAATGATGAGAAGACGGTCTCAGTTCATCAGCTGTGCTGTGATTTATTTTTGGGGGTTATTGACCAAAAAAGGAATCATCATTTCCAACCcccatggtgtttttttttacttttagtcatAGCCTAGTTTttgttttcacaatttttttttttatttgattactattttgtcatttttatcaattttagTCCATTTCACCAAAGACaattttccattttgtttttaaGGTTCTTTGATTATATTGTCAAATGGCACCTAATTTAGTCGACGCACAACTAAATATTCAAACATTGGatcaatatttaacaaaaatttaaatttactcaTGAAAACCTGAGCTCCTGAACATTATACTTCTATACTATTGCAATATAATTTTGCTTTTTTCTAGTTATTTGTTTTTCTCATTGTGTTGTTTTTACGTAAAGAGCGCATTTTCGTGATACTGACACATTTTAACTAGGATGATTAATTAGTTCAGTTTCATTGTGCGGATAcaattttgtattacatttatattgcGTGATTGTGTGGATCTGATTAATCTAATACAGATAGGATACATTTGGGTGAGTTAATTAACCTGCAAACAAAGCACTTTAATTGACTGGTGTTCATTGTTCATCTTCATCACCTCAAACTGGATTCGattttgttcaaaaacattatttatatatagcgGTGTTAATTTTTCCCATCACAgtttatgatattttaatttagattgTTTAATTATAGCCGATATGCACTC
This genomic stretch from Carassius gibelio isolate Cgi1373 ecotype wild population from Czech Republic chromosome B6, carGib1.2-hapl.c, whole genome shotgun sequence harbors:
- the LOC127959365 gene encoding magnesium transporter NIPA2-like isoform X2; translated protein: MVSRKCKSQNREISVTGHDVELITGKQLGFAVGQDCSSGLNLWCVHVNVTRGNSTNNTMGQDRGKYDFYIGLALAVSSSIFIGGSFILKKKGLLRLARKGSMRAGQGGHAYLKECLWWAGLLSMGAGEAANFAAYAFAPATLVTPLGALSVLVSAVLSSYFLTERLNLHGKLGCLLSILGSTTMVIHAPQEEEIDSLEDMAKKLVDPGFVVFATAVIIIALIFIFVLGPRHGQTNILVYITICSVIGALSVSCVKGLGITIKEAIAGKPVLTKPLAWLLLLSLIACVSTQINYLNKALDIFNTSLVTPIYYVFFTTSVLSCSAILFKEWEHMGTDDIIGTLSGFFTIIVGIFLLHAFKDVSISLATLAVSIRKDEKNGPLLNGMAAHNHSSYELLRNDVTEDFDDIESGLPFDSVSRRNGTMTVS
- the LOC127959365 gene encoding magnesium transporter NIPA2-like isoform X1, translating into MMASRGCFLYLCSQQQLPSRRTLLYPDPVPPKELKSFSSQSFAVGQDCSSGLNLWCVHVNVTRGNSTNNTMGQDRGKYDFYIGLALAVSSSIFIGGSFILKKKGLLRLARKGSMRAGQGGHAYLKECLWWAGLLSMGAGEAANFAAYAFAPATLVTPLGALSVLVSAVLSSYFLTERLNLHGKLGCLLSILGSTTMVIHAPQEEEIDSLEDMAKKLVDPGFVVFATAVIIIALIFIFVLGPRHGQTNILVYITICSVIGALSVSCVKGLGITIKEAIAGKPVLTKPLAWLLLLSLIACVSTQINYLNKALDIFNTSLVTPIYYVFFTTSVLSCSAILFKEWEHMGTDDIIGTLSGFFTIIVGIFLLHAFKDVSISLATLAVSIRKDEKNGPLLNGMAAHNHSSYELLRNDVTEDFDDIESGLPFDSVSRRNGTMTVS